One Vanessa atalanta chromosome 8, ilVanAtal1.2, whole genome shotgun sequence genomic window carries:
- the LOC125065560 gene encoding UPF0193 protein EVG1 homolog: MEKPDSHGYVNITWPSKSIPHGGIFHTRTVSPSAAQQEFLKVLLEESKLSISQRQKGAFALRQEDEFPKKKIKVEVPLVRPRTSRRRSLSAIRESEASNVEIYCPLKRGEDREKLKERLANTMTYGDMEQKPPALPQLLRQKPNLPTKKEQWNDLVTQIRERAEWLADMEDLGHAGPHRELIKDQIAERMRALDAIGIDSCCSSARSTKSGFSVVPSVHSVHSNGSKYSKTSNNIQKNLKPKSNITKLTKKLEENVAAYEQLSPLQYSPRRRV, encoded by the exons ATGGAAAAACCTGATAGTCATGGATATGTTAACATAACTTGGCCAAGCAAGTCTATTCCCCATGGAGGAATATTTCATACAAGGACTGTAAGCCCGTCCGCAGCACAACAAGAATTTTTAAAAG ttTTACTGGAAGAATCTAAGTTGAGTATTTCCCAGCGTCAAAAAGGTGCTTTTGCTTTACGCCAGGAAGACGAATTtccgaaaaagaaaataaaagtagaagTTCCACTTGTCCGACCGCGGACCTCACGTCGTCGGTCGCTGTCGGCAATAAGAGAATCGGAAGCCTCTAATGTAGAAAT ATATTGTCCTCTTAAGCGAGGAGAAGATCGAGAGAAATTAAAAGAAAGACTCGCCAATACGATGACTTATGGAGATATGGAGCAGAAACCACCAGCTCTTCCACAACTTCTGAGACAAAAGCCTAACTTACCAACTAAAAAAGAACAGTGGAATGATT tgGTGACTCAAATTCGAGAACGAGCAGAATGGTTAGCAGACATGGAAGATCTAGGGCATGCTGGTCCACATAGAGAACTGATTAAAGATCAGATCGCTGAACGGATGAGAGCTCTTGACGCTATTGGCATTGACAGCTGCTGCTCATCTGCCAGGTCTACTAAATCTGGGTTCAGTGTCGTTCCAAGTGTGCATAGTGTCCACTCTAATGGAAGCA AATATTCTAAGACATCCAATAATATTCAGAAGAATCTGAAGCCAAAATCAAACATCACTAAATTAACCAAAAAACTTGAAGAAAATGTTGCTGCTTATGAACAGTTATCACCATTACAATATTCGCCAAGGCGTCGTGTATGA